The sequence below is a genomic window from Paramisgurnus dabryanus chromosome 4, PD_genome_1.1, whole genome shotgun sequence.
TCTTGTTTGACGTGATGAAACTTTGTAAACTCTTTCTTGTACCTGTTGTAGATGCTCCTGTCTCTCGTGAGTCTCTTGGCTCGATTCTGGAGTTCAGAAAGGCAGCCGGTGTGCTGAAGGACACGCAGTCTTCTGTAAGGCTGGGAGGAATAGATGTCAATAAGGAAAAACAGCTCGCCGCAACGTTTAATGTCACGTCAGTGCCATCGCTGCGACTGTACCTGTCTGGAGATAAGAACAACCCGGTGTACTGTCCTGGTAATGTCCAAGCATTTCATTCATGTTGCTTATAGACTTTCTAGTAATTCAAATGATTTCTGCAAAAGGACTTGGATTCGGTTTCCATGAATGCACTGTgatgaatattttaaatgaaaattataagattcacttaaaggggccatggcacaagacttttttttaagatgtcaaataaatctttggtttccccagagcacatatgtgaagttttagctcaaaataacatataaataatttattataacatgttaaaattgacactttgtaggcgtGTGCAAAAATTtggcgttttgggtgtgtcctttaaaatgcaaatgagcggatgaagttcAAAAACTggtcgcaatgatggtggtttgttgcaattgaaactcaattgtgctgtcaattattcttactatatatatttttctctgcactaaatggcagtgcgatggttggatagtgcagattaagggggcggtattattataataagagctccttatgacatcataaggagagccaaatttcaatgacctatttttatGTGCTTgtagaaaatggtttaccaaaactaagttactgggttgatctttttcacattttctaggttgaaaaaagcactggggacccaatcatagcacttaaacatggaaaacgtttttcatgccatggcccctttaaactaattaaattatgagattaggagcatcaaagttgatttgatttcactttaatttcaatctttgacatgaccttacctCAGTCAATATTAAGAGATATCAAGGtaatatttatttgtgttctttacattatataggatgattttatgtagaaaaccgtAAATAACAATACAAGTTATTATGGTTATATGATGTCATaatgtttgttgtgtggctcCGCCCTCAGATCTAAAGAGCTCCTCCTCCATCCTGACATGGCTTAAAAGAAGAGATGGGCCGAGTGCTGACATCATAAGTGATCTCACCCATCTGGAAAAGTTTATGGGTGAAGATGAACTTGTGGTTCTGGGATTATTTAAGGTgatattttttgaaaatcagTTCATTTGAATGCTTATTTTCAATGTCTTAGCCTGTATAGTAGCCCTTATATCACGTTTAATGTAAGGAAAAATGTATAGGCAGCCAGTTGTTATTGTAAAATAAGTaacgacagtgtgatcaggaccagGATCTTGTATCACAATGAAGGGGCTTATGCCgcgataacaaccggctgcctttacattatcccacttatttacctcataagtaaagtaaggaacattaaatattgaaaaTGCCGGTTTGTGAATCAGGTGTTTAAAAGAATTGATGTGCATTACAGGATCTTAAAGGTGATGTTGTGAAAGTGTTTTATGAAGTAGCGCTTCACATTCCTGACCTGCCGTTCGGAGTAACAGGAAGTCATGAGATCTCCAGCAAGTTTGACATAAGCACGGACACCGTTCTCCTCATCAGGAAGGTGAGAAACTGTCGACATGTGGAAAAATTAGAGGTTGCCTTTCTCTCCATTACCTGTCCTTTCCCGGGAATCTTAACAAGACAGAAAGACATAAAATGGTGTGAATGTCAAAAGTGTGCAAAATTATGGATATACTTCTACTGAATATTTTATTCATATAAATGAATCAATTTCTCATTAGAATAAACCTGACAAACAGCTTAAGATGGAAATCGGCACAACGAAGGAAGTTGTTGTTGAGTTTATCAGACACCATGAGATGGAACTTGTGACCGAGTATAATGGAATGGTAAGTGTACATACATACacttttatatataattatacacacaaatatatacacaaatgacatcatacacaAACTACCTTGTGTTTCTCTCCAGACAGCATCTAAGATCCTGAACTCTGTGGTGCTGAATCACTTGCTTTTGTTCATTAATAAGGTCGAGGGAGGGTTTGGGGAGATATATCGTGCGTTTGAGAACACTGCAGAGAAATTCAAAGGAAAGGTTAGTGATAAATATGTAAAGATTGGAAGAATAAAATTATACAGTAATGTGCAAAAGTCAAAGGCCACCATGCCACCGTCAGAATTGTTGTTTTTGAAATCATATAAAGATCATATATGATTATTTCTATctctcttttaaaaaaatacaactaGAAAATAAATGGAAATTTGTATGCATTATAAAAACTAAATGAAATTTACACTTGAGCTATAGCAGGAACCTGCAGGTTCTCTTTAAACCTAACCCGTACAGCAGACGACTCACATTGTGTCCGCACCGGAGCTGACAACTTTGGCACAGATCTGGTCCGAAGTCGTCtgaaataaaatctaatttcTATTTCTAATATgatgacttcagtctcctcaaaagagCCAGGGTCAcaataaatacaaatgtatacCTCGGGAAGCCATTTTGAAAAATTGTGGGGGGTTAcattttgtgtacatttttCCTGTTTGTATTTACCCATTCCCCGCTagcctttttttaaatattgcccGCCTGCttgttttgtgattttttttgaaagtttttttatatatatatatatatatatatatatatatatatatatatatatatatatatatatatatatatatatatatatatatatatatatatatatatatatatatatatacgtacaaatataccaaatgaaagaacagcccctctgctttcaaacaaacaaaacgtttcatcctgtctttattttttctctgtttataaactcttaaatatgggtatttttcttcaaaagtgaaagattttgagcaaaaacttgaaataatagaatttttgtgaagtaattttttagagctcagattcagaacgattattaaaacatacacggagtgtaaaattaatttttaaaaaattgcttcagttttttataaataagagcggcatctagtggataatcgcggtgtTACAGAATACCATAAAAACTAatcaggaacacatttttttcaggcaaatgtttattgacgagataacttgtcaatggcggggaatgagttaaataaagagattgaaaaataaaaactttgccaaaacaacaaaactggtggtggcctaagatttttgcacagtactgtttAGACGGtctcatcggacgcacgtgcagAGACGCAATACGCATCTGGTTATAAAATTACTTCCGGTTAcagttttttaatggtctgactagttgctaaactgaactcttgaacaaatacctcattgaaaataacaattggtttcctaggtaatctatgtgttgtttagtttgcttgttatataaataaactacgtttaaatttctttgttgttatttattcttagcggagttaaccggaagttacgtgttgaccacgaaagccgcttgtttatgttgttactgctgaaactgtctatattCTCACTTAAAAGACTAACTTTGTTATTAGGTTCTGTTTGTGATGGTTGATGTAAACGAGACACGAAATGGGCGCATAATGGAGTATTTTCGCGTGAGGGTGGAAGAGGCGCCTCTGGTCCGTATGGTTAATTTATCAGATAACGTTCAATACCACCTGCCCTCCGATCAGTTTGATGAACCCAATCTTACAACGTTCTGTCTGAGTTACCTGGAGGGAAAAGCTAAGGTTAGTCTCTACATAGTCTATTTGTGTGTTCTGGTTTACTCCTAACAGAGCACAACATGATTTATAGTAATAtacaaatagaaaaaattatattataacatatgtgacccagtcttaAGTTATTCTTTtaccatttaaaatcaccttatttaatgtaaagaacattctgtaaaatataagcttgatatctttaatattgactgagtatgGTCATGTcaattttttaaatcaatgactgaaatcaaacttaatCTCAAAATCagtttatgagactttagcctaaattcacagactgggtcacttATGTCTTTAAGTCTTAGGTTTAATAATTCTGTTAAATGTAATTATcttgtgtatatatattgtcTGCATGTGTGTAGCCAAAGCTGCAAAGTGAACCAATTCCTGAAAACTGGGACAAACAGCCAGTGAAAGAACTGGTTGGGATGAACTTTGAAAAAGTGGCCTTCAACCATGACAAAAATGTCATTATCTTGTTCTGTACGTACTTCAAAAGAATAGTTTTTAAGTATATCACATGTCTAAATCATAATATTTCTGCATTTTTGCTTACTATATTAGCATAATACAATATGCACACTTTTAATAAAAGCAGTATAAATGTTTGACAGATGCCCCCTGGGATCCAGAGAGTCGTGCTGCGTTTCCATTGTGGGAGGAGCTTGCAAAACTCTTCAGTGATGTAGATGATATTGTAGTCGCCAAGATTGACATCACTGCCAATGATGTAAAAATTCATCTAAGAGAAAAATATCCATCGATACAATTTTTTCCTGCAGTTTATTCAGAGAGGGTAAGAAACTGATATCATATCTCAactgaaatgtttacattgctttggggcggtttcccggacagggattagtttaagccaggactagaccttagataaattaggaaatataactagtttcaacaaacatgcattactaaaaacattacttgtgtgcattttgaggcaaaacaaagggcactgatctattttcagatatgtcagtgcaagtggttttcagtttggacagctcttacatttattttagtctaggactagtctaatccctgtccgggaaaccccCCCAATGTTACGTGTTATATtttctattgttataataaattaatatgaattctaatggtttccattataAATATCATTATGAACCATTAGctatttaccattaaaaccattacACGCAAGCTGAAGCAGTGCTCAAATTACGGGGGGCTGGGGTGGTCCTGGACCTCGTACAGAATAAGCATTGAGGGACCCCCTATagagcacaaaaatataaattagggggcgtaacctggtttttattaaaataaaaaaactgcatgaatttaaaattctcatgctgcgctgccacAAAGTGATAatgtccattatttgtcccaatttcgaaATATACTATTCCAAAAGATTTCTgcaatgaaataaatgtaaactctcaagggcttagctaggggacccgtaatctttgacataatttgaACGCTGTGTGCaaggtaaaaataaagtatacttaaaggagacagagaatgaaaaaccatttttaccttgtctttgttgaataatggtagtctacccgcattcacgaacatacaaaaagttctagacatgctaaacatctcagtctcatagaaattccagAAAAcgtcccaatctgaaaaactgatgcttatgacatcacaggcatctcactgcccctccactttaaaataattggctacattttttgagtggcagcaaagtcagccaatcagtaatgacattgcaagttaagccagtagggggaaccaaataggtgcaaaaccacttgtttaaaatcccccaccctaatagagcgatctgagagaggtttttaggaagcttctaaggcattacagacccaaacaacaaaaaatttgtctacatgtcacatcacagaacaaagataaataccccgttcaatcattctatgtcacctttaaatacaAGTACAATTTTAGTACattgttatttttgtaataagtaataagtTTACTTTGTGTTAGGTTCTACACTTTAAAttagtatatttgtagtgtatAAGTATACTaaataccaaaaaaaaaaaaaatttattgatTAATAAGTACAAAAtcaattaaaatacatttacttaGTGTACTTAAATACAGTGTTTAGTGcattttttcacctgggatagTTCCTTTATAATATAAAAGATTTTTCCATTAAAACGAATACAATTCGCAATGTAACCTTTAAATCTATGAAAATTTCTGTgatgcttttaatttttttttagtgtttTTGTGAGAAATAATGTGCTTTTAAGTGCACTATTTCTGTATTTCTTTTT
It includes:
- the LOC135735735 gene encoding protein disulfide-isomerase: MKAYSVLCLSMCVFLIGALEGDSTEIQEDDNVLILTKNNFRRALKRHEQLLVHFYAPVSRESLGSILEFRKAAGVLKDTQSSVRLGGIDVNKEKQLAATFNVTSVPSLRLYLSGDKNNPVYCPDLKSSSSILTWLKRRDGPSADIISDLTHLEKFMGEDELVVLGLFKDLKGDVVKVFYEVALHIPDLPFGVTGSHEISSKFDISTDTVLLIRKNKPDKQLKMEIGTTKEVVVEFIRHHEMELVTEYNGMTASKILNSVVLNHLLLFINKVEGGFGEIYRAFENTAEKFKGKVLFVMVDVNETRNGRIMEYFRVRVEEAPLVRMVNLSDNVQYHLPSDQFDEPNLTTFCLSYLEGKAKPKLQSEPIPENWDKQPVKELVGMNFEKVAFNHDKNVIILFYAPWDPESRAAFPLWEELAKLFSDVDDIVVAKIDITANDVKIHLREKYPSIQFFPAVYSERVVSYSGKWKLKAIIKFMEKEMKKAKKERVKEEEWRKQHLNHQNAAEKDEL